Proteins encoded together in one Chelonoidis abingdonii isolate Lonesome George chromosome 1, CheloAbing_2.0, whole genome shotgun sequence window:
- the LOC116837059 gene encoding helix-loop-helix protein 15-like — protein sequence MMLDQMDFSDPLWGADSDQESLTGSDLRGVCCFLDNPALKAENGENARPGGSANLQRLSREEKRRSRRATANYRSAHATRERSRVEAFNMAYGELRQLLPTLPPDKKLSKIEVLRLAICYISYLNHVLDI from the coding sequence ATGATGCTGGACCAGATGGATTTCTCGGACCCTctctggggtgcagactctgaccAAGAATCCCTCACTGGGAGTGACCTCAGGGGAGTCTGCTGCTTCCTGGACAATCCAGCCTTGAAAGCCGAAAATGGAGAAAATGCCCGGCCTGGGGGATCAGCCAACCTGCAGCGTCTGAGCCGGGAGGAGAAACGACGGAGCCGGCGGGCTACAGCGAACTACCGCTCAGCTCATGCCACTCGGGAGAGAAGCCGGGTAGAGGCATTCAACATGGCCTATGGGGAGCTCCGACAGCTGCTGCCCACTCTGCCCCCGGACAAGAAACTCTCAAAGATTGAGGTCCTCCGGCTGGCCATCTGCTATATCTCCTACCTCAATCATGTTCTGGATATTTAG